A region from the Arachis ipaensis cultivar K30076 chromosome B01, Araip1.1, whole genome shotgun sequence genome encodes:
- the LOC110267045 gene encoding serine carboxypeptidase-like 31 — protein sequence MPLQIHGGRLAYDEEYCGSCYGADGNCYNSCEEVQEAYNKKEWALPENLDLFDQCQREGYVQRVKDEEGEGCNIHGSLQINKVAGDFHFAIGKSILNHSTSSFLVDLLALRDNNHLGKGHSDDNNNNNNGDVVRGLTGQPAVDFEHYAGYVTVNETNGRALFYWFFEAITNPDDKPLVLWLNGGPGCSFVGYGATQEIGPFLVDSDGQGLKFNNLSWNQEANILFLESPVGVGFSYSNTTSNYDQLGDQMTANDAYTFLHNWFLKFPSYRTRTFYIAGESYAGIYSIYSFIPAS from the exons ATGCCTTTACAAATACATGGTGGCAGATTAGCGTACGACGAAGAGTATTGCGGTTCTTGTTATGGTGCTGATGGCAATTGTTATAATTCTTGTGAAGAAGTTCAAGAAGCGTATAACAAAAAGGAATGGGCGTTGCCGGAGAACTTGGACTTGTTTGATCAGTGTCAAAGAGAAGGGTATGTTCAGAGGGTAAAGGATGAAGAAGGTGAAGGATGCAATATTCATGGATCTCTTCAAATTAATAAGGTTGCTGGAGATTTTCATTTTGCGATTGGGAAAAGTATTCTTAACCATTCAACTTCTTCATTTCTTGTTGATTTGCTTGCTTTACGAGATAATAATCATTTGGGAAAA GGGCATTCTG atgataataataataataataatggtgatgTTGTGAGAGGCTTAACTGGCCAGCCTGCTGTGGATTTTGAGCACTATGCTGGCTATGTTACTGTGAATGAAACCAATGGAAGAGCACTCTTTTACTGGTTCTTTGAGGCCATTACCAACCCAGATGATAAGCCTTTGGTCCTATGGCTTAATGGAG GACCTGGATGTTCTTTTGTGGGATATGGAGCAACACAAGAGATTGGTCCATTTTTAGTGGACTCTGATGGGCAGGGACTCAAATTTAATAACTTGTCTTGGAACCAAGAAGCCAACATCTTATTCCTGGAATCTCCTGTTGGAGTTGGCTTTTCCTACTCAAACACAACTAGTAATTATGATCAATTGGGTGATCAAATGACAG CTAATGATGCTTACACTTTTCTCCACAACTGGTTCCTCAAGTTCCCATCATATAGAACAAGGACTTTTTACATAGCAGGGGAGAGTTATGCAGGTATTTATTCTATATATTCATTCATTCCTGCATCTTAG